TGGCGATGACCGGGGACGGCGTCAACGACGCGCCCGCCATCAAGGCCGCGGACATCGGCATCGCGATGGGCAGCGGCACGGACGTGGCGAAGAACGCCGGACGGATGATCCTCTCCGACGACGCCTTCGCCACCATCGTCTACGCCGTGGAGCAGGGCCGGCGGATCTACGACAACCTCACCAAGTACATCCGGTTCGTCCTGCTCCTGCTGGTCACCTTCGTCCTGACGTTCCTCGGGGCCACCGTCCTCGACATCGCCGCCGGTGAGCCGTTCACCCCGCCGCAGGTGCTGTGGATCCACTTCGTGGTCAACGCCTCGTTCGGCTTCGCGCTCGGCTTCGACCGGGAGAGCCCCGGGCTGATGCGCCGCAGGCCGCGTCCGCGCGGGGAGTCGGTGCTGACCCGGCCCGTCCTGGTGACGGTCGGGGCGGGCGGCGGGGCAGAACGGAAGGACGGCCCGTGCACGGGGGCGCGGTGGACGTCCCCCGACGCACCCGATTCCGACCCCGGCTCCACCCCGGGCGGGGGACCGTCCACCGACGAGCGGTGACCGCCGCCGTGCCCGTCAACGGGTGACGGCATCGGCTCCGGCACTGCCGGGGGCGAGCCCGCAGGTGCCGGACCTCGACGCGCCGTCCTGTCCCGTCATATCCACGACGATCCGGCCGTCGACGTCCAGGCTGTAGGCGATCGTGCAGGTCAGCTGACGCAGGGCGGTGTCGTCCAGTCCGTTCAGGACCAGGGGCACGCGGGTCGTGACCCTGCCGGCCGTGGCGGCCCCGACCCGCACCGTCACGCCGGGGAGAGCGGCGGGAAGGGAGGTGTCCAGGCCGGCGGCCCGGTCCTCCTCGTGCGGGCCGGCGAGCAACATCATGACGACCTTCTCCGGCGCCACCGGTGCCGCCGGCGTGCCGGAGCCCTCGTCCGCCGAGCCGTCCCCGACGGTCACGGTCGAGACCTTCGGCGTCCGTATCACGGGGCGCACCCGGCCGTCGGGGGAGCGGAAGAAGAGCACCACGTCGGTGCTGTGGGTGAGGAAGGCCTGGACGGTGGCGGGGCCGCCCGCCTCGATGACGTCGGTCTCCGGGATGCCGCAGCCGCCGAGCAGGGGAGCGCCGAGCACGAGGGCCACCGCGACGGCCGCGGCACGCCGGCGTATCCGCGCAACGCTCATCCGCCGGCCTCCTCCACGTGGAGCGGTATCTCGACGGTGAAGACGGCGCCGCCGCCGGGCAGGTTCCCCGCGTGGATCGTTCCGCCGTGCAGCCGCACGTTCTCCTGGGTGATCGCCAGCCCCAGGCCGCTGCCCGCCGAACGGGTACGGGCCGCGTCGGCCTTGTAGAAGCGGTCGAAGATGTGCGGGAGGGACTCGGGACGGATGCCGGGACCGCTGTCCACGACCTCGGTGACCAGCACGGGCACGTCCGGGGGCCGCTCCTCGGTGCGCAGGCGCACCGTGACGGGTGCGCCGCCGTGCCGCAGGGCGTTGCCGACGAGGTTGGCGACCACCACGTCGAAGCGGCGCGGGTCGAGGCGGGCCCGGATGCCGCCGGGCAGTTCGACGCGGACCCGGCCGTCGGTCCAGTGCCGGTGCTGCAGCGTCTTGCCGATGGCCTCGGCGACGTCGACCTCGTCGGTGTTCAGCTCGGCCGCGCGGGCGTCGAAGCGGGAGATCTCCATCAGGTCCTCGACGAGCACGGCGAGCTTCCCGGTCTCCGCGCTGACCAGCCGGACCGCCCGCGCGGTGTCGGCGTCCAGGTCGTCCGCGTCCTCGTCGAGGACCTCGGTGACGGCGAGCATCCCGGCGAGCGGGGTGCGCAGTTCGTGCGAGACGTCGGAGGCGAACCGGCGGGCGCGCTCCTCGGCCTCACGCAACTCCCGTACGGAACGCTCGAGTTGCGCCGCCGACTCGTTGAAGGTGCGTGCCAGGTCCGCCAGTTCGTCACTGCCGCGCACCGGAATGCGGGTGTCGAGTCGGCCGCTGCCCATGCTGCGGGCCGCCCGGCTCAGTTCCCGCACCGGGCGCAGCACGCTGCGGGCGGCGAGCAGGGCGGGGATCAGCGCGACGACGAGGCCGGGCACGGCGCCGTCCCGGGCGGCGGTGAGGAGCGCGTCGACGTTGAGCTGCTCGTCGGTCATCCGCATGACGGCGTACAGGACGAGACCGCTCGGCAGCACGCTCGACGCGCTCGCCTTGAAGACGGTGGGCATGGCGATGGTGAGGTAGGGGACGCCGTCCTTGACGACCCGTTCGAAGCTGCCGTGCGGGTCGGCCACCGCGGCGCGCCGCAGTTCGGGCGTGATGACGGTGGAGACGGGGTTCTCGCCCGAGGAGGCGCGCAGCGAGCCGTACTCGGCGAACACCACCCACGGGTGCGGCTTGCCCTTGCGGGCGATGTCCCGCAGCACCTCCTCCAGGCCCTCCCTCCGCACCGGCAGGGAGAAGCCCGTCTGCTGGACCTGGTCGCGGAACGACGTGACCGCCGTGTCCTGGGCGGTCTCCAGCAGCGCGTTGCGGGCCTCACGGTAGGTCAGGGCGGCCGTCGTGCCGGCGCTGACGGCCGCGACCAGCAGGAAGGCGAGCAGCAGCCGCGTACGCAGACCGAACGCCCTGACCCGCGAGCGCTCCTCGGCGGACGTGCCGCCTCGTCCCGCGTCGTCGCCGCGGCGCGGCCTGCCGCGCCGGAGGGCGGTGATCACAGCGGTCCGAAGCGGTACCCGAAGCCGCGCAGCGTCTGCACGTAACGGGGGCTGCCGGGCTCGTCCTCGATCTTGCCGCGCAGCCGTGCCACGCATGCGTCGACCAGCCGGGCGTCGGCGTGGTAGCTGTGCTCCCAGACGTGCTCCAGCAGTTGCTGCCTGCTGAAGACCTGCTCGGGGGCGGCGCACAGGTGCAGCAGGAGCTTGAGCTCCGAGGGGGCGAGGGCGAGCGGCCGGCCGGCTTTGGCGACGGTCAGTCCGACCCGGTCGACGGTGAGCGCGCCGTACACCTCGATGGCCGGGCGGCCCGGGCTGCCGTCGTCCAGGCGGCGCAGCACGGCTCGGATCCGGGCCTCGATCACCTCGGTGCGGGCGGGCTTGACGATGTAGTCGTCGGCGCCGGCCTCCAGGCCGATGACCACGTCGAAGTCGTCCCCGCGCGCGGTGAGCATGATGATCGGCAGCTGGCTGCGCTCGCGGACCTGCCGGCAGACCTGCACGCCGTTCATTCCGGGCAGCATCAGGTCCAGCAGCAGCAGGTCGGGGCGGAACTCGGCGAGCGCGGCGAGGCCGGCCTCGCCGGTCGCGGCCGCCCGTACCTCGTGGCCGCGGCGGCGCAGACCGAGTTCGACCCCCTCGCGTACGGAAGGGTCGTCCTCGATGAGGAGCACGCGGGGCATCGGCGGTTCTCCCTCGGTGGTGGTCGGGTCGTGGTCAGGTCCGGCCCGGTCGCCGGCGCAGCCCGCGCAGCAGCGTGTCGAGTTCGGCGAGCCGCAGCGGACGGGCGAGCAGGGCGAAGGTGAGGACGACGACGACCGCGCCGGCAGTTGCGGCGACCAGGGCGCCCGCGTCCGCCGCGCCCAGGGCCGCGAGGTGGCCGAGCGCGGTGGCGGGGACGGCGGCGAGCAGCAGCCGTCCGTGGGCGCCGACGGCGGACGAGCGCAGGGGGTGGGCGACGGCGAGCCGGCGGCTCAGCACCCGGCCGGTCACCGCCCAGCCCGCGCACAGCGCCAGTGAGTACGCCGCCGCCATGCCGGTCACCGCCCAGCGGGCCGGCAGCAGGTGTGCGGCGGCCAGGGAGAGCGCCGCGTTGAGGGCGACGATCACGAGGTTGAGCAGGAACGGCGTCCGGGTGTCGGAGAGCGCGTAGAAGGTGCGGGACAGGACGTACTGGCCCGACAGGGCGACGAGTCCCGGCGCGAAGGCCATGAGGATTCCCGCCATGGCGACCGTGTCGGCGGCGCTGGTCCTGCCGTACCCGAAGACGAGGGCCATCACCGGCTGGGCCAGCGCGAACAGCGCGCAGGCGGCGGGGACGACGGCCGAGGCGCTGACGCGCAGGGCGTGGGAGACGTCGCGCCGCACGGCGGCGGTGTCCCCGTCGGCGGCGGCCGCGCTCATCCGGGGCATCAGCGCGGTCACCACGGAGACGGTGACGATGCCGTGCGGGACGACCCACAGGACATAGGCGTTGTTGTACGCGCCGTATCCGGGGCCGCCGTCGAGGCCCGCGGTCGTGGCCAGCCGGGTGGTGACCCAGTACGCGGCCTGGTTGGCCAGCACCAGCAGCACCAGCCAGCCGGCCGAGCGCAGCGGGCGGGTCAGTCCGCTGCCGCGCCAGTCGAAGCGGGGCCGCCACCGGAAGCGGGCCGCGCGCAGCGCGGGGACGAGGGCGAGCGCCTGGACGACGATGCCGGCGGTCGTGCCCCAGCCGAGCACGGCGGTCTCGGTCGCGGTGAGCGTGTCCCCGCCTCCGAGGGCCAGGGCCAGGTATGCGCCGAAGACGGCCATGACGACGACGTTGTTCAGGACCGGCGCCCACATCATCGCGCCGAACCGGCCCCGCGCGTTGAGGACTTGACCGAGCAGTGTGAACAGTCCGAGGAAGAAGATCTGGGGCAGGCAGTAGCGGGCGAACGCGGTGGTCATGGCCGCCTGCGGGCCGGTGTAGTCGGTGTACGCGTCGACGATCGCGGGAGCCGCCCACACCGCGGCCGCGGTGAGCGCCAGCAGGGC
The window above is part of the Streptomyces sp. NBC_00425 genome. Proteins encoded here:
- a CDS encoding ATP-binding protein; this encodes MITALRRGRPRRGDDAGRGGTSAEERSRVRAFGLRTRLLLAFLLVAAVSAGTTAALTYREARNALLETAQDTAVTSFRDQVQQTGFSLPVRREGLEEVLRDIARKGKPHPWVVFAEYGSLRASSGENPVSTVITPELRRAAVADPHGSFERVVKDGVPYLTIAMPTVFKASASSVLPSGLVLYAVMRMTDEQLNVDALLTAARDGAVPGLVVALIPALLAARSVLRPVRELSRAARSMGSGRLDTRIPVRGSDELADLARTFNESAAQLERSVRELREAEERARRFASDVSHELRTPLAGMLAVTEVLDEDADDLDADTARAVRLVSAETGKLAVLVEDLMEISRFDARAAELNTDEVDVAEAIGKTLQHRHWTDGRVRVELPGGIRARLDPRRFDVVVANLVGNALRHGGAPVTVRLRTEERPPDVPVLVTEVVDSGPGIRPESLPHIFDRFYKADAARTRSAGSGLGLAITQENVRLHGGTIHAGNLPGGGAVFTVEIPLHVEEAGG
- a CDS encoding response regulator transcription factor, with the protein product MPRVLLIEDDPSVREGVELGLRRRGHEVRAAATGEAGLAALAEFRPDLLLLDLMLPGMNGVQVCRQVRERSQLPIIMLTARGDDFDVVIGLEAGADDYIVKPARTEVIEARIRAVLRRLDDGSPGRPAIEVYGALTVDRVGLTVAKAGRPLALAPSELKLLLHLCAAPEQVFSRQQLLEHVWEHSYHADARLVDACVARLRGKIEDEPGSPRYVQTLRGFGYRFGPL
- the murJ gene encoding murein biosynthesis integral membrane protein MurJ yields the protein MGATESTGAAKAAKEASAGRSTAVMAAGSVVSRATGFVRSAVVAAAVGTIGRTADGYAVGNALPTIVYMLLLGGALNAVFVPELVKAAKEHDDGGAAYTDRLVTVCVAALLALTAAAVWAAPAIVDAYTDYTGPQAAMTTAFARYCLPQIFFLGLFTLLGQVLNARGRFGAMMWAPVLNNVVVMAVFGAYLALALGGGDTLTATETAVLGWGTTAGIVVQALALVPALRAARFRWRPRFDWRGSGLTRPLRSAGWLVLLVLANQAAYWVTTRLATTAGLDGGPGYGAYNNAYVLWVVPHGIVTVSVVTALMPRMSAAAADGDTAAVRRDVSHALRVSASAVVPAACALFALAQPVMALVFGYGRTSAADTVAMAGILMAFAPGLVALSGQYVLSRTFYALSDTRTPFLLNLVIVALNAALSLAAAHLLPARWAVTGMAAAYSLALCAGWAVTGRVLSRRLAVAHPLRSSAVGAHGRLLLAAVPATALGHLAALGAADAGALVAATAGAVVVVLTFALLARPLRLAELDTLLRGLRRRPGRT